Proteins encoded together in one Perognathus longimembris pacificus isolate PPM17 chromosome 8, ASM2315922v1, whole genome shotgun sequence window:
- the Gpr75 gene encoding probable G-protein coupled receptor 75 translates to MNSTGALQDAPNASWLQAAPSPAGNSTSLQELIHRATLVTCTFLLAVIFCLGSYGNFIVFLSFFDPAFRKFRTNFDFMILNLSFCDLFICGVTAPMFTFVLFYSSASSIPDAFCFTFHLTSSGFIIMSLKMVAVIALHRLRMVLGKQPNRSASFPCTLLLTLLLWATSFTLATLATLRTTKSHLCLPMSSLMAGEGKAVLSVYVVDFALCVAVVSGSYIMIAQALWKNAQVRKCPPVITVDASRPQPFMGAPGKGGGELVQCSVPALYRNQLYNKLQHAQMHGYPKSPNQLPTPAASRLQLVSAINLSAAKDSKAVVTCVVIVLSVLVCCLPLGISLVQVVLSSHGGFILYQFELFGFTLIFFKSGLNPFIYSRNSAGLRRKVLWCLQYLGLAFFCCKQKTRLRAMGKGNLEVNRNKSSHHETNSAYMLSPKPQKKFVDQACGPSHSKESVVSPKISAGHQHCGQSSSTPIHTRIEPYYSIYNSSPSQESSPQKLQPVSSFGFASSYIAMHYHTTNDLMQEYDSTAAKQIPVPSV, encoded by the coding sequence ATGAACTCAACAGGCGCCCTCCAGGATGCCCCCAATGCCAGCTGGCTGCAGGCGGCTCCCTCCCCGGCAGGAAACAGCACCTCTCTCCAGGAGCTCATCCACAGGGCCACCTTGGTGACCTGCACCTTCCTGCTGGCCGTCATCTTCTGCCTGGGCTCTTATGGCAACTTCATCGTCTTCTTGTCCTTCTTCGATCCAGCCTTCAGGAAGTTCAGAACCAATTTTGACTTCATGATCCTGAACCTGTCCTTCTGTGACCTCTTCATCTGTGGGGTGACCGCTCCCATGTTCACCTTTGTGTTGTTCTACAGCTCAGCCAGTAGCATCCCCGATGCTTTCTGCTTCACCTTCCATCTCACCAGTTCAGGTTTTATCATCATGTCCCTCAAGATGGTGGCGGTCATTGCTCTGCACCGGCTGCGGATGGTGTTGGGGAAGCAGCCCAACCGTTCCGCCTCCTTTCCCTGCACCCTGCTCCTCACCCTACTTCTCTGGGCCACCAGTTTCACCTTGGCCACCTTGGCTACACTGAGAACCACGAAGTCCCACCTCTGTCTTCCCATGTCCAGTCTGATGGCGGGAGAAGGGAAAGCAGTTCTGTCCGTCTACGTGGTGGACTTCGCCTTGTGCGTGGCTGTGGTGTCGGGCTCGTACATCATGATCGCGCAGGCGCTGTGGAAAAACGCGCAAGTGAGAAAGTGCCCTCCGGTCATCACAGTGGACGCATCCAGGCCCCAGCCTTTCATGGGGGCCCCCGGCAAGGGCGGTGGGGAGTTGGTCCAGTGCTCTGTGCCGGCTCTGTACAGGAACCAGCTTTACAATAAACTGCAGCACGCTCAGATGCACGGATATCCGAAGAGTCCCAACCAGCTGCCCACCCCCGCCGCCAGCAGACTGCAGCTGGTGTCGGCCATCAACCTGTCCGCGGCCAAGGACTCCAAGGCTGTGGTCACTTGCGTGGTCATTGTGCTGTCCGTCCTGGTGTGCTGCCTTCCCCTGGGGATCTCCTTGGTGCAGGTGGTTCTGTCCAGCCACGGCGGTTTCATCCTGTACCAGTTCGAGTTGTTTGGCTTCACCCTGATCTTCTTCAAGTCGGGGCTAAACCCTTTTATCTACTCCCGCAACAGCGCCGGGCTGAGGAGGAAGGTGCTCTGGTGCCTCCAGTACCTCGGCCTGGCCTTCTTCTGCTGCAAACAGAAGACTCGACTTCGAGCCATGGGCAAAGGGAACCTGGAAGTGAACAGAAACAAATCTTCCCATCATGAAACAAACTCGGCCTACATGTTGTCTCCTAAGCCACAAAAGAAGTTTGTGGACCAGGCTTGTGGCCCGAGTCATTCTAAGGAGAGTGTGGTCAGTCCCAAAATCTCTGCGGGACACCAGCACTGCGGTCAGAGCAGCTCGACCCCCATCCACACTCGCATCGAACCGTACTACAGCATCTACAACAGCAGTCCTTCACAGGAGAGCAGCCCCCAGAAGCTGCAGCCTGTCAGCTCCTTCGGATTTGCCAGCTCCTACATCGCCATGCATTACCACACCACCAACGACCTCATGCAGGAGTATGACAGCACTGCGGCCAAGCAGATTCCAGTTCCTTCTGTGTAA
- the Erlec1 gene encoding endoplasmic reticulum lectin 1, producing the protein MEGGGGGARSPVAGPLMLMLCGLLEAAGGGRALPPLSDDVPFRVNWPGTEFSLPTTGVLYKEDNYVIMTTAHKEKYKCILPLVTSGDEEEEKDYKGPNPRQLLEPLFKQSSCSYRIESYWTYEVCHGKHIRQYHEEKETGQKINIHEYYLGNMLAKNLLSEKEQEAEDKEKSNEIPTKNIEGQMTPYYPVGMGNGTPCSLKQNRPRSSTVMYICHPESKHEILSVAEVTTCEYEVVILTPLLCNHPKYRFRASPVNDIFCQSLPGSPFKPLTLRQLEQQEEILRVPFRRSKEEDLQSTKEERFPAIHKTITIGSQPMFTVGTTHISKLTDDQLIKEFLSGSYCFHGGVGWWKYEFCYGKHVHQYHEDKDSGKTSVVVGTWNQEEHIEWAKKNTARAYHLQDDGTQTVRMVSHFYGNGDICDITDKPRQVTVKLKCKESDSPHAVTVYMLEPHSCQYILGVESPVICKILDTADENGLLSLPN; encoded by the exons atggagggagggggcggcggcgcgCGGAGCCCGGTCGCCGGGCCGCTGATGCTGATGCTCTGCGGCCTCCTGGAGGCGGCCGGCGGCGGCCGGGCGCTGCCCCCACTCAGCGACGACGTCCCCTTCCGCGTCAACTGGCCCGGCACCGAGTTCTCTCTG CCCACAACTGGAGTTTTATATAAAGAAGATAATTATGTCATCATGACAACAgcacataaagaaaaatataaatgcataCTTCCCCTTGTGACAAGTGGGGATGAG gaagaagaaaaagactaCAAAGGCCCTAATCCAAGACAGCTTTTGGAACCACTATTTAAGCAAAGCAGTTGCTCCTACAGA ATTGAGTCTTACTGGACTTATGAAGTATGTCATGGAAAACACATTCGACAGTACcatgaagagaaagaaactggTCAG aaaataaatattcatgagtACTACCTTGGGAATATGTTGGCTAAGAACCTTCTGTCTGAAAAAG AACAAGAAGCAGAAGATAAGGAAAAATCAAATGAG ATTCCCACTAAAAATATCGAAGGTCAGATGACACCCTACTATCCTGTGGGCATGGGAAATGGTACACCTTGTAGTTTGAAACAGAACCGGCCCAGATCAAGTACTGTGATGTACATATGTCATCCTGAATCTAAGCATGAAATTCTTTCAGTAGCTGAAGTTACAACTTGTGAATATGAAGTTGTCATTCTGACACCACTCTTGTGCAATCATCCTAAATATAG GTTCAGAGCATCTCCTGTGAATGACATATTTTGCCAATCATTGCCAGGATCTCCATTTAAACCTCTCACGCTGAGACAGTTGGAGCAACAAGAAGAAATACTAAGGGTTCCTTTTAGGAGAAGTAAAGAG GAAGATTTGCAGTCAACTAAAGAAGAAAGATTTCCAGCAATCCACAAAACTATTACTATTGGCTCTCAGCCAATGTTCACTGTTGGAACAACCCATATATCCAAGCTAACAGATGACCAACTTATAAAAGAGTTCCTTAGTGGTTCTTACTGCTTTCATGGG ggTGTTGGCTGGTGGAAATATGAATTCTGCTATGGCAAACATGTACATCAATACCATGAG GACAAGGACAGTGGGAAAACCTCTGTGGTTGTGGGAACATGGAACCAAGAAGAGCATATTGAATGGGCTAAGAAGAACACTGCTAGAGCTTATCATCTCCAAGACGATGGTACCCAGACAGTCAG GATGGTATCACATTTTTATGGGAATGGAGACATTTGTGATATAACTGACAAACCAAGACAAGTGACTGTAAAACTAAA ATGTAAAGAATCAGATTCTCCTCATGCTGTTACTGTATATATGCTAGAGCCTCACTCCTGTCAGTATATTCTTGGG GTTGAATCTCCAGTGATTTGTAAAATCTTAGACACTGCAGATGAAAATGGACTACTTTCTCTCCCCAACTAA